One part of the Gossypium raimondii isolate GPD5lz chromosome 1, ASM2569854v1, whole genome shotgun sequence genome encodes these proteins:
- the LOC105785680 gene encoding cysteine-rich receptor-like protein kinase 43 has translation MTKSKDFFLNLIKPFKFISSKDRRSRDDLEKIAQQEQKHFPFEILVAATKDFHPHQKLGEGGFGPVYRGKLDDGREVAVKKLSHSSRQGKKEFENEARLLARVQHRNVVNLLGYCVHGAEKLLVYEYVTNESLDKLLFKSNRKMELDWKRRYEIISGVARGLLYLHEDSHNRIIHRDIKAGNILLDDKWVPKIADFGMARLFPEDQTHVNTRVAGTNGYMAPEYVMNGRLSVKADVFSFGVVVLELISGQRNSSFNLDVDAHSLLEWAYKLYKKGKSLEFMDPVLASSAVPEQVAMCIQIGLLCTQGDPQLRPDMRRVVILLSKRPGSLEEPTRPGAPGARHRRSHRPPGFSSTAGTSGVSDSHSSESSFNTYTASASASTSALASPLKSDRHGKRPIQS, from the exons ATGACCAAATCGAAGGATTTCTTTCTAAATCTAATCAAACCTTTTAAGTTTATCTCAAGCAAAG ACAGGCGGAGTAGAGATGACTTGGAGAAAATAGCTCAACAAGAGCAAAAGCATTTCCCTTTCGAGATTTTAGTTGCTGCTACCAAAGATTTCCACCCACATCAGAAGCTGGGTGAAGGAGGTTTTGGACCTGTCTACAGG GGGAAACTAGATGATGGAAGAGAAGTTGCAGTGAAGAAGCTATCTCATAGCTCAAGACAGGGTAAAAAGGAGTTCGAGAATGAGGCTAGGTTGCTAGCTCGTGTTCAGCATCGCAATGTTGTGAATCTTCTTGGTTACTGTGTACATGGAGCAGAAAAGCTTTTGGTATATGAGTACGTCACTAATGAGAGTCTAGACAAGCTTCTTTTCA aatcaaatagaaaaatggaGCTTGATTGGAAGCGGAGGTATGAAATAATTTCAGGTGTTGCACGGGGTTTGCTCTACCTTCATGAAGACTCGCACAATCGCATCATTCACCGGGATATCAAAGCAGGTAACATATTACTTGATGATAAATGGGTCCCCAAAATTGCTGATTTTGGCATGGCTCGCCTCTTCCCCGAGGATCAAACACATGTCAACACCCGTGTAGCTGGCACAAA TGGATATATGGCACCGGAGTATGTGATGAATGGACGTCTTTCAGTGAAGGCAGATGTGTTCAGCTTTGGGGTTGTGGTTCTGGAGCTGATAAGTGGCCAGAGAAACTCATCCTTCAACTTAGATGTGGATGCTCATAGTCTGCTTGAATGG GCATATAAGCTTTACAAGAAAGGCAAAAGCTTGGAGTTCATGGACCCTGTCTTAGCCTCGTCAGCAGTCCCTGAACAAGTAGCTATGTGCATCCAGATAGGGTTACTGTGCACGCAAGGCGATCCGCAATTACGACCTGACATGCGCCGTGTAGTTATTTTGCTGTCAAAGAGACCTGGCAGTCTAGAAGAGCCAACAAGACCCGGAGCTCCGGGTGCTCGACACCGAAGATCCCACAGGCCTCCTGGGTTCTCATCCACTGCTGGAACATCGGGTGTTTCGGATTCCCATTCATCTGAATCATCCTTTAATACTTATACTGCTTCTGCATCTGCTTCTACATCAGCTCTTGCAAGCCCCTTGAAATCAGATCGGCATGGGAAGCGCCCAATTCAGAGTTAA